The Sphingobacterium bambusae genome includes a window with the following:
- a CDS encoding RagB/SusD family nutrient uptake outer membrane protein, translating into MKRIFIFTWLLTVCVFSACNKYLDVDKYFNDMLNNKDSIFAKREYAMNWLTSTYRHMKDAGGEISNKGSGGNPFSFISDDMIFGDRQDRIRQYQNCEYSADNQIYEGGRWTFLYEGIRKASVFIHNIDKCKEMNMTEIADAKAQARFLRAYFYWMLMRQFGPVPLVPDAGQDVSLPYEQLALPRSSYDECVDFVTSEFANAASSLPAVRAASEIARPTRGAALAARAKVYLFAASPLFNGNDEMFDLLDHEGRQLINQVYSEEKWAKAAAAAKEVIDLGQYDLYIHPLVERDVEPYKTTINPPYHPVYSEAAYPNGWKDADPMLSYREIFNGGVTISKNPEFIFTRVEWGGTNTMDIAKHSAPTSLGGWNTNAMTLKQVKAYYMNDGKDINESTTYQQQKNGFSTNSDDYRPLPANVSLQYANREPRFYASAAYNGSIWENISTTNSGLRNRQIFYYKGDPDGKILSSPDFYIRTGVGVKKYYHPEDSWSEGGQQTRKYEPAIRYADVLLWYAEALNELTGTHSVKGYNEVDINVSRDAEQLRFAMKRIRMRAGIPDLADNIYQSQTAFRSALKRERQIEFFAENSRYWDLRRWKDAPIEENMPIMGANMEMKNDNTQRPLFYNETVITSIPKIFLKKMYLWPLETGELRRNAKLTQNPGW; encoded by the coding sequence ATGAAAAGGATATTCATATTTACATGGTTGCTAACAGTATGCGTTTTCAGTGCCTGCAACAAATACCTCGATGTCGACAAGTATTTCAACGACATGTTAAACAACAAAGATTCCATATTTGCCAAGCGAGAATATGCGATGAATTGGCTCACCAGCACATACCGTCATATGAAGGACGCTGGAGGTGAGATCTCCAATAAAGGAAGCGGCGGAAATCCATTTTCCTTCATTTCCGACGATATGATCTTTGGCGATCGTCAAGATCGCATCCGGCAATACCAAAATTGCGAATACTCGGCCGACAATCAGATCTACGAAGGTGGTCGCTGGACTTTCCTTTACGAAGGCATCCGCAAGGCATCCGTTTTCATCCACAATATAGACAAGTGTAAAGAGATGAATATGACCGAAATCGCCGACGCCAAAGCGCAGGCACGGTTTCTTCGTGCCTATTTCTACTGGATGTTGATGCGGCAGTTTGGCCCCGTTCCTTTGGTACCTGATGCCGGTCAGGATGTGAGTTTACCTTACGAGCAATTGGCACTTCCACGAAGCTCATACGATGAGTGCGTGGATTTCGTGACCAGCGAATTTGCCAATGCCGCCAGCTCCCTTCCTGCTGTTCGCGCAGCAAGTGAAATTGCCCGCCCTACACGTGGCGCTGCATTAGCCGCCAGAGCTAAAGTATATCTCTTTGCGGCTTCACCACTTTTTAATGGCAACGATGAAATGTTCGACCTACTGGATCATGAAGGCCGGCAGTTGATCAACCAAGTTTATAGTGAAGAAAAATGGGCGAAGGCCGCTGCTGCGGCCAAAGAGGTTATTGACCTTGGACAATATGACCTCTACATACATCCGCTCGTCGAACGCGATGTAGAACCCTATAAAACGACGATCAACCCACCTTACCATCCTGTGTATTCAGAAGCGGCCTACCCCAATGGATGGAAAGATGCGGATCCGATGCTCTCCTATCGGGAGATCTTCAATGGAGGGGTCACCATCTCCAAGAATCCGGAATTTATATTCACACGCGTGGAATGGGGAGGCACAAACACGATGGATATCGCCAAACACTCGGCTCCGACGAGCCTCGGTGGATGGAACACCAACGCCATGACCTTGAAACAGGTAAAGGCCTATTACATGAATGATGGCAAGGACATCAATGAATCGACAACATATCAGCAGCAAAAGAACGGTTTCAGCACCAATAGTGACGACTACCGTCCACTGCCGGCAAATGTAAGCTTACAGTATGCCAACAGGGAGCCTCGCTTCTACGCTTCAGCGGCATATAACGGATCTATCTGGGAAAATATCAGCACCACCAATTCAGGCCTTCGCAACCGGCAAATCTTCTACTACAAAGGCGACCCCGATGGAAAGATTCTATCCTCTCCCGATTTCTATATTCGGACGGGTGTTGGCGTCAAAAAATATTATCATCCGGAAGATTCTTGGAGCGAAGGCGGTCAGCAAACTCGAAAGTATGAACCCGCAATCCGTTATGCTGACGTTTTGCTATGGTATGCAGAAGCGCTCAACGAACTCACGGGCACGCATAGCGTCAAGGGATACAACGAGGTCGATATCAACGTATCACGTGATGCGGAGCAGCTTCGGTTTGCCATGAAGCGCATCCGCATGCGGGCGGGCATTCCTGATCTAGCAGATAATATTTATCAAAGTCAGACAGCCTTTCGCAGCGCATTGAAACGCGAGCGGCAGATCGAATTCTTCGCCGAAAACTCTAGGTATTGGGACCTTAGGCGTTGGAAAGACGCACCAATTGAAGAGAATATGCCGATCATGGGAGCCAATATGGAGATGAAAAACGATAATACCCAACGCCCGCTATTCTACAACGAAACGGTCATCACCTCTATCCCGAAGATATTCTTGAAAAAGATGTACCTATGGCCCCTAGAAACCGGAGAACTGCGTAGAAATGCTAAACTGACACAAAATCCTGGCTGGTAA
- a CDS encoding IPT/TIG domain-containing protein — translation MKNKTRSMKGILPLLLGLLLAFIAACSKPDKVENKPTHDPTKPITYADFYPKEGGVSTQMIIEGSNFGSDTALVHVSVNDKEARVIGVSDTRIYALVPPRAGTGSVKVSLGAKGTEKVHVFDNPFSYEFKQQVSTISGQSDNNGNGKDEDGSYSSAWFDRPCWLAFDNDGALYVLEEGNGSGALRRLYNDQVTTLMKKSGAIVRPRTIAFNLAQDTLFMSNDQGSSTGLSTAVLFRSNGFSTFRPYIYSKQTNFGISHPTTGAYFYNRYEDGMLFRWSSTTAAAVEQFRVKDSSWEYSMVFTPNGKTAYIIVRNRHYIVKAEYNENTKRLENAVDWAGGVGSAAFQNGIGAAARFDQPCQGAVDEDGNLYVADRYNHCIRRITPEGVSSVYAGVPRQEGYVDGEPLESRFRFPEGVAFGPDGGLYVADYGNHRIRRILVE, via the coding sequence CCAATCACGTACGCCGATTTCTACCCAAAAGAAGGTGGCGTTAGCACACAGATGATTATTGAAGGCTCCAACTTTGGCTCCGATACCGCTTTGGTACATGTATCGGTTAATGATAAAGAAGCCCGCGTCATCGGCGTCAGCGATACGCGTATCTATGCGTTGGTTCCGCCTCGCGCCGGGACTGGCAGTGTTAAGGTAAGCTTAGGTGCAAAAGGCACAGAGAAAGTCCATGTTTTTGACAACCCTTTCTCCTATGAATTTAAACAACAGGTATCCACGATCTCGGGGCAGTCGGACAACAACGGCAATGGAAAAGACGAAGATGGATCCTATTCATCCGCTTGGTTCGACCGTCCTTGCTGGCTAGCCTTTGATAATGATGGTGCCCTATATGTGTTGGAGGAAGGAAATGGAAGTGGAGCATTACGCAGACTCTACAATGATCAGGTAACGACGCTTATGAAGAAGAGTGGCGCGATTGTTCGTCCCCGCACCATCGCGTTCAACCTGGCGCAAGACACGCTATTTATGAGCAACGACCAAGGAAGTTCTACCGGTTTGAGCACTGCCGTGCTGTTCCGCAGCAACGGTTTCAGCACCTTCCGACCTTACATCTACTCTAAACAGACAAACTTTGGTATCAGTCACCCTACAACAGGGGCCTATTTCTACAACCGCTACGAAGATGGGATGTTGTTCCGCTGGTCATCCACCACGGCCGCTGCCGTAGAGCAATTTCGTGTAAAGGATAGCAGTTGGGAATACTCTATGGTATTTACTCCCAATGGAAAAACCGCTTACATCATTGTACGCAATAGACATTATATCGTCAAGGCAGAATACAATGAAAATACCAAACGTTTAGAAAACGCGGTAGACTGGGCTGGTGGCGTGGGTAGTGCTGCCTTCCAAAATGGTATTGGCGCTGCTGCACGATTTGATCAACCCTGTCAAGGTGCCGTCGATGAAGACGGTAACCTGTATGTGGCAGATCGCTATAACCACTGCATTCGCAGGATAACACCTGAAGGTGTTTCCTCGGTTTATGCCGGTGTACCTAGACAGGAAGGCTATGTCGATGGGGAGCCCCTAGAATCTAGATTTCGATTCCCGGAAGGGGTGGCCTTTGGTCCGGATGGCGGCCTTTATGTAGCCGATTATGGTAACCATAGAATTAGAAGAATCCTCGTTGAATAA
- a CDS encoding SusC/RagA family TonB-linked outer membrane protein: MKNILQLMALLLAFIWASDAQAQTAEISGKITGKDNEPLVGVSVAIKEKPGFGTLTDGNGTFKIEAMLSDVLVITYVGYERQEVPIANKREHTIILIESAENAIDEVTVVAAGATQRKITVTGAVTTVNVKDLKTSTSQLSNSLAGNVAGIIARQISGEPGSNVSQFWIRGINTFGANASALVLVDGIERNFNEINIEDIATFSVLKDASATAIYGQRGANGVIIITTKQGEAGKATITFEGIGGYNTRSRTPEYVDGITYMNLANEARLARFQDPLFSDVEKQVQIHNLDPDLYPNVNWWDQVLKDGAFNQNYRLNISGGGSTARYYISGAYYNEDGMYKTNDVANAYNTNVNYGRYNYLANVDVNVTSSTLVRLGVSGFLANHNTPGTSSVDIWGSLSELTPLSIPVRYSNGLVPTYGAANQTNPWVLLTETGYTTRWENKVQTNISLEQDLGKLVPGLRFIGRFAFDTYNNNIVRRIKNPDTFRAERQRDRNGDLVFRRIQTASPLAQSSETGGNRRYYTEANLNYNTLINEKHNIGALLLYYQQEVSETANVGTNVLRGVPKRNIALSGRVAYGYMDRYLTEFNFGYTGSENFEPNERFGFFPAISAGWVLSEEPFIKESVDWMDLFKVRYSYGEVGNDRLGNDASGNERRFPYLSTFSTGGNGYVFGEFGVNGQTELFESVIGTPHLTWEVSKKHNLGLDLAFFNNKVSATIDFFQDHRMKIFMPRSHMPQTVGLYGREPMANVGEMMSRGIDGSFLVRPKIGNVDFTVRGNLTYSKSEVLEFDEAANALPYQMTKGYRWNQSRGLIALGLFKDYEEIENSPRQTFSNTVLPGDIKYKDVNGDGVIDELDVVPVGATTVPNLIYGLGFSAMYKDFSISVLVQGAGKSDFFIGGNNVHPFATGDIGNVLTAVSNPDDRWIPREISGTSATENPNALFPRMSYNGNPNNFRNSTFWMRDGSYLRLKNVDINYMLPKGFVSRASIKNARVYLRGDNLLVWSKFKWWDPEIGTSDGRAYPITRIVTLGLRAEF; encoded by the coding sequence ATGAAAAACATACTCCAATTGATGGCCTTGCTGCTTGCCTTTATATGGGCAAGCGACGCACAGGCACAAACCGCCGAAATCAGCGGAAAAATAACGGGCAAAGACAATGAACCGCTCGTCGGCGTTTCAGTCGCCATAAAAGAGAAGCCAGGTTTTGGAACACTGACAGACGGCAACGGTACTTTTAAAATCGAGGCCATGCTGAGCGACGTTCTCGTGATCACCTACGTAGGTTACGAGAGACAGGAAGTTCCCATCGCCAACAAGCGTGAACATACTATTATCCTTATCGAAAGCGCCGAAAATGCCATAGACGAAGTCACCGTGGTGGCCGCCGGCGCCACCCAGCGAAAGATTACCGTCACCGGAGCCGTGACGACGGTCAATGTCAAAGACCTAAAAACCTCCACATCACAACTGAGCAATAGCTTGGCTGGAAACGTGGCCGGTATTATTGCACGACAAATCTCGGGTGAACCCGGATCAAATGTATCCCAATTCTGGATACGTGGGATCAACACTTTTGGTGCCAACGCCTCGGCCTTGGTGCTGGTCGATGGTATCGAGAGAAATTTCAACGAGATCAATATCGAAGATATCGCTACATTTTCGGTATTGAAAGACGCCTCGGCAACAGCCATCTATGGGCAACGGGGCGCAAATGGTGTCATTATCATAACCACCAAACAGGGAGAAGCAGGTAAAGCAACCATTACCTTCGAGGGAATTGGCGGCTACAACACCCGCTCGCGAACACCGGAGTACGTCGATGGTATCACGTATATGAACCTAGCTAACGAAGCACGATTGGCGCGGTTTCAAGACCCCTTATTTTCAGATGTCGAGAAACAGGTACAGATTCACAACCTAGACCCAGACCTGTATCCCAATGTAAATTGGTGGGATCAGGTCTTAAAGGACGGTGCGTTCAACCAAAACTATCGGTTAAACATATCCGGTGGCGGAAGCACCGCGCGTTATTACATCTCGGGCGCTTATTACAACGAAGATGGCATGTACAAAACTAACGATGTGGCTAACGCCTACAATACCAATGTCAACTATGGTCGTTACAATTACTTAGCCAATGTCGACGTCAATGTCACGAGCAGCACGCTCGTAAGGTTGGGTGTATCGGGCTTTTTAGCCAACCACAATACGCCGGGCACGAGCAGCGTTGACATTTGGGGATCCCTGTCCGAACTTACTCCGTTAAGTATACCTGTACGCTATAGCAATGGCCTTGTGCCTACCTATGGCGCAGCCAACCAAACGAACCCTTGGGTGCTGCTGACCGAAACGGGCTATACCACACGTTGGGAAAACAAGGTGCAGACGAATATCTCCCTAGAGCAAGATCTGGGTAAACTTGTTCCCGGTTTACGGTTCATTGGACGGTTCGCCTTCGACACCTATAACAATAATATTGTGCGTCGGATAAAAAACCCAGATACCTTCCGGGCTGAACGGCAGCGTGATCGCAATGGTGATTTAGTATTCCGAAGGATACAAACGGCTTCTCCGCTAGCGCAGAGCTCTGAAACCGGCGGTAACCGCAGATACTATACCGAGGCCAACCTAAATTACAATACACTAATCAATGAGAAACATAACATCGGCGCACTACTGCTCTATTACCAACAGGAAGTAAGTGAAACGGCCAACGTAGGCACAAATGTGCTGCGTGGGGTACCAAAGCGCAACATAGCACTATCTGGCCGCGTCGCCTACGGCTACATGGACCGCTACCTAACCGAATTCAATTTTGGTTACACCGGTTCCGAAAACTTTGAACCCAACGAACGGTTTGGATTCTTCCCCGCGATATCTGCCGGCTGGGTACTTTCCGAAGAACCTTTTATCAAAGAGTCCGTTGACTGGATGGATCTATTTAAAGTACGCTACTCCTATGGGGAAGTCGGCAATGACCGACTAGGCAACGATGCTTCGGGGAACGAACGAAGATTTCCCTACCTCAGCACTTTTTCCACCGGCGGGAATGGTTATGTGTTTGGCGAGTTCGGCGTGAACGGGCAGACCGAACTTTTTGAGTCAGTTATTGGCACTCCTCACCTTACGTGGGAGGTTTCTAAGAAGCATAATTTAGGCTTGGATCTCGCTTTTTTTAACAATAAGGTATCGGCAACGATCGATTTCTTCCAAGACCATCGCATGAAAATCTTTATGCCGCGCAGCCATATGCCGCAAACGGTAGGTCTATACGGTCGTGAGCCCATGGCCAATGTGGGCGAAATGATGTCACGCGGGATCGACGGTAGTTTCTTGGTTAGGCCGAAGATTGGCAACGTAGATTTCACCGTACGTGGAAACCTGACCTACAGCAAATCGGAGGTACTGGAATTTGACGAGGCCGCCAACGCATTGCCCTATCAAATGACAAAAGGATACCGCTGGAACCAAAGCCGAGGGCTCATCGCCTTGGGACTATTCAAGGACTACGAGGAAATTGAAAACAGCCCTCGACAGACGTTCAGCAACACCGTACTACCCGGCGACATCAAGTACAAGGATGTGAATGGCGATGGGGTTATCGATGAGCTTGACGTGGTGCCTGTTGGTGCAACAACGGTTCCAAATCTAATTTATGGATTGGGCTTTAGCGCCATGTATAAAGATTTCTCGATCAGTGTGCTGGTGCAGGGTGCAGGAAAATCAGACTTTTTCATCGGAGGCAACAACGTGCACCCTTTTGCTACTGGCGATATCGGGAATGTACTTACCGCTGTATCCAATCCAGACGATAGATGGATTCCTCGAGAGATATCTGGAACCTCCGCTACAGAGAATCCTAATGCGCTTTTCCCGCGCATGAGCTACAATGGCAACCCCAATAATTTCCGGAATTCAACTTTCTGGATGCGTGACGGCAGTTACTTGCGCTTAAAAAACGTGGATATCAACTACATGCTCCCCAAAGGATTCGTATCAAGAGCCAGCATAAAAAATGCACGCGTATACCTACGTGGGGATAATCTTTTGGTCTGGAGCAAATTTAAATGGTGGGATCCAGAAATCGGGACAAGCGATGGCCGCGCCTATCCGATCACGCGTATCGTTACCCTCGGACTACGGGCAGAATTTTAA